The sequence below is a genomic window from Brevibacillus agri.
CCTCGATGCGGTCATTACCGACCAGGTAGTAGGCTTGCGCTTTATTAAAGAGGGCGGCGGCAAAGTGATCGACGTCGGCGAACCGCTCAGCTACGATGAACAGGCGATTGCCGTGCGACTGGGCGACCAGGAGGCAGTCGACCGGATCAACAAGGCACTGGACGAAATCATTAAAGACGGCACCTATGAAACAATCAGCCAAAAATGGTTTGGCCGCAATATCCTGCAAAAACAATAAAGTGGGCAACGGGGTGTCCGGTCTGGACGCCCCCCTTTTTCCGCTTCATGTGAGGAGGATCTCCAATGATTATTGATATTTTCCTATCCAGTTATCCCCTTTTCCTTAAAGCGACATGGCTGACCGTGCAGCTTACGGCAGTCGCCCTCTTGCTCGGGTGCATCGTCGGTCTGGTCATTGCCTTTTTCCGCATATCCGATTCCAAGCCGCTCAACTACTTCGCGCACGTGTACATTACCGTCATTCGCGGTACGCCGCTGATCGTGCAAATTTGTATTTTGTACTTCGGGCTGGCGAACATGGTGACGCTCTCCCAGTTCTGGGCGGGGGCTATCGCGCTTGCGGTCCACAACGGCGCGTACATCGCCGAAATTTTCCGCGGCTCGATCCAGTCGATTGACCGCGGACAGATGGAAGCGTCGCGCTCGCTCGGGATGTCGTATCCGCTGGCGATGCGCCGGATTATTTTGCCGCAGGCGTTCCGCAGGGCGATTCCGGCGCTAGGCAACCAGTTCATCATCGGGCTGAAAGACTCGTCGCTGGTCGCGTACGTAGGAATGCAAGATTTGTGGGGGACCGGTCTCGGCGAGGCGGCTTCCAACTACAAGCAGTTGGAAACGTACATGGTTGTCGGCTTGTACTATCTCGTGCTGATTATGCTGTTCACTTATTTTGTCAACCGATTGGAAGCCAGGCTGGCCCGGGGAAGGGCGCCGAAAAAGCAAGACAAAGGGACGAGTGTTGCAGCGTAACGCACTTTTACGGAGGACGAAGCAATTATGGTTCAATCTATCGAGCGGACGATGAAAATTATCAGAGTGCTGATATCTGACGAAAAACCTGCCTGGCCGATTTCGGAGCTAGCTGACGCAACTGGCCTGCCCATCAGCACGCTCCATCGTTTTCTCGACTCGATGATCCAGTTCGGCCTGGTTGAGCAGGAGCCTGCGACCAAGCATTACAAGCCGGGATATACCTGGATGGAAATCGGCTTTATTCTGCATGAAAAGCTGAATTTGCGCGCCGTGGCGCGGCCGTTCATGGAGGAGCTGGCAAACGAGGTCGAGGAGAGCATTTTCCTCAACGTGCCGGCGGGGACAGATTCGATGCCGATCGAAAAGGTCGAAAGCCCGCTGAAAATCCGCATCGACGAGAATTTGGGGGAGCGCATTCCTCTCACGATTGGCGCTCCCAGCAAAATGATTCTCGCTCATGCCAAGGCGGCTGAAATCGCCAAGGTCGTCTCCGCGCAACTGCCCGAGCAGCGGCAGCAGGCATTTGTAGAGCAACTGGCAGCAGCGAAGCAGAGCGGCTATGCCATCAGCTACGGGGAGAAAACGGAAGGGACGATGGCAGTCGCAGCCCCGGTCTTCGGCTACGGCAACCAGCTCGTGGCAGCCTTGTCGATCAATGCGCCGATCTTCCGGGTCCCGGAGGAAAGGCTGCCGCAGCTCATTGAAAAAGTAAAAGAGAAGGCCACCGCGATTTCGGCAAGAATCGGCGGAGCCTAGATCAAACCTCCATTTCCGGATGAACGGATGGAGGTTTTATTTTTTCTAATGTTTACTATTGGAACTTTCAATTTTTTTGCCTCAAAAAGTTGTGGTAGTGTGAAGGGAATCGAGAGGAGGCACACAAGACATGTTTCCATTTCGCGTCATCAATCAGGAAACCACGGAAGACTTACTGGATATGGCCAGCGTGATCGAAGTGGTCGAGCAAGCCTACCAGATGAAGTCGGCGCAGCAAGCGACGCTGTTTCCGATGATCTTTCACGAATTTGAACCGGGGAAAGCAGACATGGACATCAAATCCGGTCATTTGCCCCAGGCGGACGTGTTTGGACTGAAGCTCGTCTCCTGGTTTGGGGACAACGATCAGAAAGGCTTGCCGCAACTGCTCGGGACTGTGATGGTGCTGGACAGCCGCACAGGCGTCCCGCAGGGGATTTTGAGCGGCGAACACATCACCTGCATGCGGACAGGCGCGGCAGGGGGGATCGGAGCGAAGTATTTGGCCCGCCCGGAATCGGAGCATTTGCTGATGATCGGGACGGGGCACCAGGCGCCTTTTCAGATCATGGCAACATTGATGGCGATTCCAAACATCAAGCGAGTCTCCATCAGCAACCCGCGTTCCCATGCAAAAGCAGAGAAGTTCGCAGCAGAGATCAAAGACAAGCTGCTCGCCAAGTTCGTCTCGAAGTACAAGGGCGACGAATACGAGCGGTACGCACAAAAATGCGAAGTAGAATTTGTGGCGGTAGACGACCTCGAAGCGGCAACAGGACAAGCGGACGTCATCATTACCGCGACACCAGCGCGGGAGCCGTTCATCCGCCGCGAATGGGTCCGGCCTGGCACGCACATTACGTGCATCGGCGCCGACATGGAAGGCAAGCAGGAAATTGACGAGCGCCTTTTCGCTGTCGGACGCGTCTTTACCGACGATATCGGGCAGGCTGTACGCGTGGGCGAAACCGAGATTCCGCTGAAAAAAGGACTGATAACAGAAGCAGACATCGCGGCGGAGATCGGGAGTGTTATTTCCGGGCATGCCGCCGGGCGACAGTCTGCGGAAGAAATCACGATTTTTGACAGCACAGGGATTGCCATTCAAGATTTGCTGACGGCGCAACATATTTTGCGGATGGCCGAAAGCCGCGGCGCAGGAGCCATCGTCGACCTGTAGAGAGTCAGAAGCGGTACTGGACTTGGACTGGATGAACAAAGGAGAGGAACAGCAATGAGAATTGCCCCTTTTAAAGTGGAAGAATGGATGAACGCCTACGAGCTGGAGGCCGTGTACAATATCGCGGAAACGTGCGTCGATTCGCTCACCGTGGAAGAACTGATCCGGCTCTCTGCGGAACCGGAAGACTTTTTTCGCGAGATGGCGCAAAAGAAGCTGACGTACGGCCACATCGAAGGCTCGCCGGAGTTCCGCAGCCTTGTTGCGGGGATGTACGAGACGATGAAGCCGGAAAACATTTTGGCGATGAACGGAGCGATCGGCGCCAACTTTTTGACCTTGTTTTCGCTCGTAAACCCCGGCGATGAGGTCGTTGCCGTCCACCCGACCTACCAGCAAATTTACGAGGTGCCTGCGGCTTTCGGAGCAGAGGTGAAGCATTTGCGCCTGGTGCCGGAAAAGCAGTTTTTGCCTGACCTGGACGAGCTGCGCGCGCTGGTCACCGACAAGACCAAGCTGATCTGCATCAACAACCCGAACAATCCGTCCGGGGCCTTGATGGACGAAGCTTTGCTGCGGGAGATTGTGGAGATTGCCCGTTCGGTTGACGCCTATTTGCTGTGTGACGAGGTGTACCGCCACTTGCACCAGGACCCGGAGATCGTCGTGCCGTCCATTGTGGATTTGTATGAAAAAGGGATCGCGACGAGCAGCATGTCCAAAGTGTTTTCGCTCGCCGGGCTGCGTCTGGGCTGGATCGCAGCGCCGCTCGACGTCATCAAAAACTGCATCTCGCACCGCGACTACACGACGATCAGTTGCGGGATGCTCGACGACATGCTGGCTGTGCACGCGTTGAAAAACCGGGACAAGATCATGGAGCGCAACCTGAAAATCGTGCGGGACAACCTGCAAATTCTCGACGACTGGGTGGCGAGCGAGCCGCTCATCTCCTACGTCAAGCCGCAGGCAGGCACGACTGCGATGCTGAAATACGAGCTGGATATGCCATCGGAAACGTTTTGCATCGACTTGTTCAAATCGACGGGAGCCTTTTTGACGCCAGGAAGCTGCTTCGACATGGAAGGCTGGGTGCGGATCGGGTACGCTTGCGATACAGAGGTGCTCAAGGCTGGTCTGGCGCAGGTTTCGAAGTTTTTGCAGGCGCAAAAGTAAGCGGCGGGAAAAAGCGGGGAGAGTCTCTTTTGCCAGCGGAGTGAGGGAGACTCGCCTGCCTCGCGCTTGCGCTTCTGGGGTTACAGGACTTGGATTTGCTATCGAACAGGGGGGGATATCATGAGTCAGCCACATGCAGAAGCGCAGCCGAAAAAACCGAAAAAGCTGCGGGAAATCAACGTGTTTGCCCTGCTTTTTGCCGTCATTGCCGTGGCGGTCGTTTTGACGTATGTGTAGCCTGCCGGAGAGTACGGGCGGGTGGAAGTGAACGGGCGGAGCGTCATTGATCCTCAGTCGTTTCAATGGCTGGAATCCGCGCCAGTCAAGCCGCTTGGGCTTGTGAACAGCGTGCATACAGGCTTGGTGAAGCTTCGGGCATTATCTTTTTTGTACTTATAATTGGCGGAACATTCGGTATTTTGGCGGCGACAGGGGCGATTGAAGCGCTGATCGTCACGCTTTCCAGGCTGCTTCGGAACCAGGAAAAATGGCTGATTCCGATCATGATGCTGTTTTTTGCCGCGGGAGGCTCCCTCATGGGGATGGCGGAGGAGACGATCCCTATATTGCAGTTCGGGGACGGCATCTCCAACATTTTTATTCCGACCTCGGGGTATTTCATGGCAGGGCTTGCTCTTGCAGGCATTCCGTGGATTCGCTGGATGAAGTGGATTTTGCCGCTGATTTTGCTGCAGTATGCAATCGCGGCGGTAGCGGTCATCGGCGCTCATCTGATCGGGTACGGACCGTTTTGATCG
It includes:
- a CDS encoding amino acid ABC transporter permease, whose translation is MIIDIFLSSYPLFLKATWLTVQLTAVALLLGCIVGLVIAFFRISDSKPLNYFAHVYITVIRGTPLIVQICILYFGLANMVTLSQFWAGAIALAVHNGAYIAEIFRGSIQSIDRGQMEASRSLGMSYPLAMRRIILPQAFRRAIPALGNQFIIGLKDSSLVAYVGMQDLWGTGLGEAASNYKQLETYMVVGLYYLVLIMLFTYFVNRLEARLARGRAPKKQDKGTSVAA
- a CDS encoding IclR family transcriptional regulator — translated: MVQSIERTMKIIRVLISDEKPAWPISELADATGLPISTLHRFLDSMIQFGLVEQEPATKHYKPGYTWMEIGFILHEKLNLRAVARPFMEELANEVEESIFLNVPAGTDSMPIEKVESPLKIRIDENLGERIPLTIGAPSKMILAHAKAAEIAKVVSAQLPEQRQQAFVEQLAAAKQSGYAISYGEKTEGTMAVAAPVFGYGNQLVAALSINAPIFRVPEERLPQLIEKVKEKATAISARIGGA
- a CDS encoding ornithine cyclodeaminase family protein, whose product is MFPFRVINQETTEDLLDMASVIEVVEQAYQMKSAQQATLFPMIFHEFEPGKADMDIKSGHLPQADVFGLKLVSWFGDNDQKGLPQLLGTVMVLDSRTGVPQGILSGEHITCMRTGAAGGIGAKYLARPESEHLLMIGTGHQAPFQIMATLMAIPNIKRVSISNPRSHAKAEKFAAEIKDKLLAKFVSKYKGDEYERYAQKCEVEFVAVDDLEAATGQADVIITATPAREPFIRREWVRPGTHITCIGADMEGKQEIDERLFAVGRVFTDDIGQAVRVGETEIPLKKGLITEADIAAEIGSVISGHAAGRQSAEEITIFDSTGIAIQDLLTAQHILRMAESRGAGAIVDL
- a CDS encoding aminotransferase — encoded protein: MRIAPFKVEEWMNAYELEAVYNIAETCVDSLTVEELIRLSAEPEDFFREMAQKKLTYGHIEGSPEFRSLVAGMYETMKPENILAMNGAIGANFLTLFSLVNPGDEVVAVHPTYQQIYEVPAAFGAEVKHLRLVPEKQFLPDLDELRALVTDKTKLICINNPNNPSGALMDEALLREIVEIARSVDAYLLCDEVYRHLHQDPEIVVPSIVDLYEKGIATSSMSKVFSLAGLRLGWIAAPLDVIKNCISHRDYTTISCGMLDDMLAVHALKNRDKIMERNLKIVRDNLQILDDWVASEPLISYVKPQAGTTAMLKYELDMPSETFCIDLFKSTGAFLTPGSCFDMEGWVRIGYACDTEVLKAGLAQVSKFLQAQK